The proteins below come from a single Kryptolebias marmoratus isolate JLee-2015 linkage group LG12, ASM164957v2, whole genome shotgun sequence genomic window:
- the eif1 gene encoding eukaryotic translation initiation factor 1, producing the protein MSAIQNLQTFDPFADATKGDDRLPAGTEDYIHIRIQQRNGRKTLTTVQGIATDYDKKKLVKAFKKKFACNGTVIEHPEYGEVIQLQGDQRKNICQFLIEIDLAKEEQLKVHGF; encoded by the exons ATGTCCGCTATCCAGAACCTCCAAACCTTTG ACCCCTTTGCTGATGCAACTAAGGGTGATGACCGCCTCCCAGCCGGGACAGAGGACTACATCCACATAAGAATCCAACAGCGGAACGGCAGGAAGACCCTCACCACTGTCCAGGGCATCGCAACCGACTATGACAAAAAGAAGCTAGTCAAGGCCTTCAAGAAG AAGTTTGCCTGCAATGGGACAGTGATTGAGCACCCAGAGTATGGTGAAGTGATCCAGCTTCAGGGAGACCAGCGTAAGAATATCTGCCAGTTTCTGATTGAG ATTGACCTGGCCAAGGAGGAGCAGCTCAAAGTCCACGGCTTTTAG
- the si:ch211-198p11.6 gene encoding uncharacterized protein si:ch211-198p11.6 isoform X2, producing the protein MQVIWGLAIPLPAVLMITVSLYMMILGVGLWIRSCLKDRCSFQCATCCPNVSVCEQCFRLAEMCDCRLPTVRSFLPSSCSSPSCINMDCTCTCQPPECDSCNCLCFEIRIK; encoded by the exons ATGCAG gTGATCTGGGGGCTCGCCATCCCGCTTCCAGCAGTGCTGATGATCACCGTGAGCCTCTACATGATGATCCTGGGGGTCGGGCTGTGGATCCGATCCTGCCTCAAG GACCGCTGTTCTTTCCAGTGTGCCACCTGCTGTCCGAACGTCTCGGTGTGCGAACAGTGCTTCAGACTGGCTGAAATGTGTGACTGCCGCCTGCCCACCGTCCGATCGTTCCTGCCCAGCTCCTGCTCCTCGCCTTCA TGCATCAACATGGACTGCACCTGTACCTGCCAGCCTCCGGAGTGCGACTCCTGCAACTGCCTCTGCTTCGAAATCCGGATCAAGTGA
- the si:ch211-198p11.6 gene encoding uncharacterized protein si:ch211-198p11.6 isoform X1 gives MAGCVFQVIWGLAIPLPAVLMITVSLYMMILGVGLWIRSCLKDRCSFQCATCCPNVSVCEQCFRLAEMCDCRLPTVRSFLPSSCSSPSCINMDCTCTCQPPECDSCNCLCFEIRIK, from the exons ATGGctggttgtgtttttcaggTGATCTGGGGGCTCGCCATCCCGCTTCCAGCAGTGCTGATGATCACCGTGAGCCTCTACATGATGATCCTGGGGGTCGGGCTGTGGATCCGATCCTGCCTCAAG GACCGCTGTTCTTTCCAGTGTGCCACCTGCTGTCCGAACGTCTCGGTGTGCGAACAGTGCTTCAGACTGGCTGAAATGTGTGACTGCCGCCTGCCCACCGTCCGATCGTTCCTGCCCAGCTCCTGCTCCTCGCCTTCA TGCATCAACATGGACTGCACCTGTACCTGCCAGCCTCCGGAGTGCGACTCCTGCAACTGCCTCTGCTTCGAAATCCGGATCAAGTGA